CGTGGCCCCGGTCAACAAGGTGATCGATCCGGAGCGGATGCTTCACCTTGCCGTGTCTGCGCGGTTTGTGCCTCGATTCACTCAGGATGTTGACCTTGCGGTCGCCGTCGCCGATGACCGCCGTGCCGAGCAACTGGTGCTCAGGCTCACGGCGTCTACCTTTCGCATCGTCAGTCTGCTGGAGCGGGACGCAACCGGCAGGTTGGCGACGGTACGCCTGGCACTCGCCGCCGATCCTGCCATGATCGAGGTGGTGGACTTGCTGTTCGCCTCGCCGGCATCGAGCCGGAGGTTGTCGCCGCAGCCACGCAGGTAGATGTGACGAGGACTCTCCGGCTTCCGGTCGCCAGCATCGGGCACCTGATCGCGCTGAAGGTGCTCTCCCGCAACGACGACACCCGGCCGCAAGACATCATCGACCTACACAGCCTGCTGACCGAGGCGACGGCAGCCGACC
The Chloroflexota bacterium genome window above contains:
- a CDS encoding nucleotidyl transferase AbiEii/AbiGii toxin family protein, with the translated sequence MTRTLRLPVASIGHLIALKVLSRNDDTRPQDIIDLHSLLTEATAADLAVAEEALTLITERGYHRDKDLRAEYEQVRARFRPTGSPGE